One segment of Acyrthosiphon pisum isolate AL4f unplaced genomic scaffold, pea_aphid_22Mar2018_4r6ur Scaffold_20853;HRSCAF=22327, whole genome shotgun sequence DNA contains the following:
- the LOC103310331 gene encoding uncharacterized protein LOC103310331, with protein MLQTWLFPQLQADSDEFVFQQDGAPTHWKLEVRLYLNGELPQRWIGRNGNDDLAIHPWPPRSPDLTVCDFFLWGYIKDKVYVPPLPTSLEELKIRIKDAVNAVTPDLISNVWEEFDYRIDVCRAAGGGHIEHL; from the coding sequence ATGTTGCAAACATGGTTGTTTCCACAGTTACAAGCGGATAGTGATGAGTTTGTTTTTCAACAAGATGGAGCACCGACGCACTGGAAGTTAGAAGTTCGCCTGTATTTGAACGGTGAACTCCCTCAGCGGTGGATTGGGCGTAATGGAAACGACGATTTGGCGATTCATCCCTGGCCACCACGTTCCCCTGACCTCACagtgtgtgatttttttttatggggcTACATAAAAGATAAAGTGTATGTACCACCATTACCTACAAGCTTGGAAGAGCTTAAAATCAGAATCAAAGATGCTGTTAATGCCGTTACACCAGATTTGATCAGTAACGTTTGGGAAGAATTTGATTACCGTATAGATGTGTGTCGGGCTGCCGGTGGGGGTCATATTGAACATTTGTAA